Below is a window of uncultured Cohaesibacter sp. DNA.
GAAACGGACAAGACCGCCGCCGAGGCCAAACTGTCCGACATGTGCGAAAAGCTGCTGGCAAACACCGTCATCGAGAATTATCACATCGATATTCTCTGACGATAGCGTCAATGGGGCATCCTTTCGCTTCTGGCAGTCAGCTCAGAGCCGCAAGGATCGCGAGGAGAAGAGGGGAAATCCGGGCCGATGAGCGACACCGACGGAACCGACACCGTGGCCACATCGCATGAGCCCGAAGCCTTTCCCGCCAGACAGAGCCAGTCCCACAGAGAACAGGCTCCAGAAGCCCGCTACAATCAGAAAGAGGAAGCTGCCAAGGCCATTCGCTTCATGCTGATAAAGGCCGCAATCTTCATTCTGATCCCGGTATTCGCCTCCGCCCTAGCCATATTTATCCTCTTGTAACAGGACGCCGCCAGGCTTCCCTCTTTCGTCAAGGAGCAGGACATATGAAAACTGCGATCCTCGTATTCCCCGGAACCAACCGTGAGCATGACATGGCCGCTGCCGTGCGCTCCGTTTCCGGCAAGGACCCGATGATGGTCTGGCATGCCGAGACCGAAATTCCTCAAGCCGACCTGATCATTCTGCCCGGCGGCTTTTCCTATGGTGACTATCTGCGCTCTGGTGCCATCGCGGCCCGCTCGCCCATCGTCGCCGACCTTCTGGAAAAGGCCAAACAGGGCGTGCGCATTCTGGGCGTCTGCAACGGCTTCCAGATCCTCACCGAAACCGGCATCCTGCCCGGCGCGCTGATGCGCAATGCTGGCCTCACCTTCATCTGCAAGGAAACCCTGCTGCGAGTTGAGCGCGAGGATACCATCTTCACCAGCCGCTATGCCAAGGGTCAGGTGATGCGCTGCCCGGTGGCCCATCATGACGGCAACTTCTTCGCCGATGACGACACCCTGAAGATGCTCGAAGATGACGGCCGCGTCCTGTTCCGCTATTGCGATGCCACCGGCGAAGCAACACCAGAGGCCAATATCAACGGCTCGCGCAACAATATCGCAGGCATCATGAATGCCCGTGGCACCATCCTTGGCATGATGCCGCATCCTGAAAACCTGATCGAAGACCTGCATGGCGGCCTTGACGGTCGCGGCCTGTTTGAAAGCCTGTTGGAGAAGGTAGCATGAGCAAGAATGAACCAAAGATCACTCCGGAGCTGATCGCCGCTCATGGCCTGAAACCCGAAGAATATGACCATATTCTCGAGCTGATCGGGCGCGAGCCGACCTTCACCGAATTCGGCATCTTCTCGGCCATGTGGAACGAGCATTGCTCCTACAAGTCATCCAAGAAATGGCTCCGCACCCTGCCGACCAAAGGCCCGCGCGTGTTGCAGGGCCCGGGCGAGAATGCCGGTGTGGTCGATATCGATGATGGCCAGACCGTCGTCTTCAAGATGGAGAGCCACAACCACCCCTCCTATATCGAGCCCTATCAGGGCGCAGCCACCGGCGTTGGCGGCATCCTGCGCGATGTCTTCACCATGGGTGCCCGCCCTGTTGCGGCGATGAACTCCCTGCGCTTCGGTGTGCCTGAACATGAGCGCACCCGCCATGTGCTCTCCGGCGTTGTTGCCGGCGTTGGCGGCTATGGCAACAGCTTCGGCGTACCGACCGTTGGCGGCGAGGTCAATTTCCACGCCTCCTACAATGGCAACTGCCTTGTCAACGCCTTTGCCGCAGGCCTTGCCGATGCGGACAAGATCTTCCTTTCCGAGGCCAAGGGCGTCGGCATGCCGGTCGTCTATCTTGGTGCCAAGACAGGCCGCGACGGTGTTGGCGGGGCAACCATGGCCTCGGCCGAATTCGACGATGACAGCGAAGAGAAGCGTCCTACCGTTCAGGTTGGCGACCCCTTCAGCGAAAAGCGCCTGATGGAAGCCACCCTTGAGCTGATGAAAACCGGCGCGGTTATCGCCATTCAGGATATGGGCGCAGCAGGCCTCACCTGCTCTGCGGTTGAAATGGGCGCCAAGGGCAATCTCGGCATCGATCTGGATCTCAACAAGGTTCCGGTGCGCGAAGAGAATATGACCCCTTATGAAATGATGCTGTCGGAATCTCAGGAGCGCATGCTGATGGTGCTGCATCCTGAAAAACGCGAAGCAGCTGAAGCGGTGTTCCGCAAATGGGAGCTTGATTTTGCCGAAGTCGGCGAAACCACCGACACCCTGCGCTTCCGCATCTATCATGATGGCGAAATGGTTGCCGACCTGCCGATCAAGGAACTGGGCGACGAGGCCCCCGAATATGATCGCCCATGGGTCGAAACACCAAAGCCGGCAAAGCTCGACAATGCCAGCGTAAAAGCCCCCGCAGATCTGATGGAAAGCCTCCTCGCCATGGTAGGCTCCAAGAATCTCTCCTCCCGTCGCTGGGTCTGGGAGCAGTATGACACCATGATTCAGGGCAACACCAAGCAACGCCCGGGCGGCGATGCCGGTGTGATCCGCGTCGATGGCACGAAAAAGGGCCTCGCCTTCACCGTCGACGTGACGCCACGCTTCTGCAAGGCCGATCCGTTCGAGGGTGGCAAGCAGGCCGTGGCCGAAGCCTGGCGCAACCTCAATGCCGTTGGTGCCGAACCCCTCGCCACCACCGACAACCTCAATTTCGGCAACCCGGAAAAGCCGGAAATCATGGGCCAGTTCGTTGGCTGCATCAAGGGCGTGGGCGCAGCCTGCGAAGCCCTCGACATGCCGATCGTATCGGGCAACGTCTCGCTCTATAACGAAACCTCCGGCGAAGCCATTCTGCCCACCCCGGCCATTGGCGCCGTCGGCCTGTTGCCTGACGTCTCCATCGCCGCAGGCAACGGCTTTGTTGCAGAAGGCGATGCCATCCTGCTGATTGGCGGTCATGGCACGGAAATGGGCCAGAGCAGCTATCTCTTCGAACTTTTCGGCCGCGAGGAAGGGGCTCCTCCTGCAGTGGATCTGGAACTGGAAAAGAAAAACGGCAGCTTCGTCCGTGAAGCCATCCGCGCCGGTGAAATCAATGCCGCTCATGACATTTCCGATGGCGGCCTCGGGGTCGCTGTCGCCGAAATGGCGATCCGTTCCGGGCTGGGCTGCACCATTGCATTGCCTGCTGACGATCCCCACATCTCATTCTATGCGGAAGATCAGGCTCGTTACCTGATCACCTGCTCCAGGGATGGTGTGGATGCTGTCATGGCAAAGGCCAAGGCCGCAGGCATTCTTATTGAACAGATCGGCTCTGTCGCCGGAGACGCTC
It encodes the following:
- a CDS encoding phosphoribosylformylglycinamidine synthase-associated small membrane protein is translated as MSDTDGTDTVATSHEPEAFPARQSQSHREQAPEARYNQKEEAAKAIRFMLIKAAIFILIPVFASALAIFILL
- the purQ gene encoding phosphoribosylformylglycinamidine synthase subunit PurQ, translated to MKTAILVFPGTNREHDMAAAVRSVSGKDPMMVWHAETEIPQADLIILPGGFSYGDYLRSGAIAARSPIVADLLEKAKQGVRILGVCNGFQILTETGILPGALMRNAGLTFICKETLLRVEREDTIFTSRYAKGQVMRCPVAHHDGNFFADDDTLKMLEDDGRVLFRYCDATGEATPEANINGSRNNIAGIMNARGTILGMMPHPENLIEDLHGGLDGRGLFESLLEKVA
- the purL gene encoding phosphoribosylformylglycinamidine synthase subunit PurL, which translates into the protein MSKNEPKITPELIAAHGLKPEEYDHILELIGREPTFTEFGIFSAMWNEHCSYKSSKKWLRTLPTKGPRVLQGPGENAGVVDIDDGQTVVFKMESHNHPSYIEPYQGAATGVGGILRDVFTMGARPVAAMNSLRFGVPEHERTRHVLSGVVAGVGGYGNSFGVPTVGGEVNFHASYNGNCLVNAFAAGLADADKIFLSEAKGVGMPVVYLGAKTGRDGVGGATMASAEFDDDSEEKRPTVQVGDPFSEKRLMEATLELMKTGAVIAIQDMGAAGLTCSAVEMGAKGNLGIDLDLNKVPVREENMTPYEMMLSESQERMLMVLHPEKREAAEAVFRKWELDFAEVGETTDTLRFRIYHDGEMVADLPIKELGDEAPEYDRPWVETPKPAKLDNASVKAPADLMESLLAMVGSKNLSSRRWVWEQYDTMIQGNTKQRPGGDAGVIRVDGTKKGLAFTVDVTPRFCKADPFEGGKQAVAEAWRNLNAVGAEPLATTDNLNFGNPEKPEIMGQFVGCIKGVGAACEALDMPIVSGNVSLYNETSGEAILPTPAIGAVGLLPDVSIAAGNGFVAEGDAILLIGGHGTEMGQSSYLFELFGREEGAPPAVDLELEKKNGSFVREAIRAGEINAAHDISDGGLGVAVAEMAIRSGLGCTIALPADDPHISFYAEDQARYLITCSRDGVDAVMAKAKAAGILIEQIGSVAGDALNVTGSGSVSVAKLKNAHESWFPAYMTR